From Terriglobales bacterium, one genomic window encodes:
- a CDS encoding DUF2269 family protein, which translates to MSAKGQEKTRVFPRGVRQTILTIHIVVSVGLLGDTAGFLAVAFRLSRTTEPRAINELVQVLNTFAMVFGIPLSFAAIVTGLILGVMSKWGVFRYPWVVAKQLLIISVMVAGGFVIGPALDTMRHGGQGATHLMAAAAYDLAALTTATALSVFKPGRRFRSDKEHV; encoded by the coding sequence ATGTCGGCAAAGGGTCAGGAAAAAACTCGAGTGTTCCCGCGCGGTGTGAGGCAGACGATACTGACTATTCATATTGTTGTTTCCGTCGGCTTGTTAGGTGATACGGCGGGGTTTCTAGCGGTGGCTTTTCGTTTATCGCGCACGACGGAGCCTCGCGCCATTAACGAGTTGGTTCAGGTGTTGAACACGTTTGCAATGGTCTTCGGTATCCCGCTCAGTTTCGCTGCGATCGTGACCGGCCTGATTCTTGGCGTGATGTCGAAATGGGGTGTGTTTCGCTATCCGTGGGTCGTTGCGAAACAGTTGCTGATCATTTCGGTCATGGTAGCGGGCGGTTTCGTGATCGGACCTGCTCTCGACACGATGCGCCACGGAGGCCAAGGTGCAACGCACCTGATGGCAGCTGCAGCCTATGACCTGGCCGCTCTCACGACTGCGACAGCGTTGTCTGTCTTCAAGCCCGGACGCAGGTTCCGGTCCGATAAGGAGCATGTCTAA
- a CDS encoding amidohydrolase family protein — MAALPFGKVIGFTSDDNLPDKFPKIDVHMHAYPADTTIDKSLLNPITGKPPQIKNGEEHLRACLAEMKRLNIVRGIVSGGTGDRLAAATHWREADPERIIGGAGVRGSEDAPLPSLNVLREAFQSGRLRVLGEVTAEYAGLTLSDTKYAPYLSLAEELDIPVSLHTGTGPPGISFDPCCRAFRVSLGNPALIEDALNRHPKLRVNLMHAGWPYLQETIALLLVYPQVYVDVGAISWLPPRAEFHAYLSSIVRAGFGDRVMFGSDQMFWPEAIGMAVEAVEAASFLSETEKKNIFFGNAVRFFKLKELSKPEAH; from the coding sequence TTGGCAGCTTTGCCGTTTGGCAAAGTGATCGGCTTCACAAGCGATGACAACTTACCTGACAAATTTCCGAAAATTGACGTCCACATGCACGCCTACCCGGCGGACACGACAATCGATAAATCTCTCCTGAACCCCATCACTGGCAAGCCGCCGCAGATTAAGAACGGGGAGGAACATCTCCGTGCTTGCCTGGCGGAAATGAAACGGCTGAACATCGTGAGAGGAATCGTGAGCGGGGGAACCGGCGATCGACTCGCGGCTGCAACACATTGGCGTGAAGCAGATCCGGAACGCATTATTGGAGGAGCCGGAGTTCGCGGCTCCGAAGATGCGCCACTGCCTTCATTAAATGTACTCCGAGAAGCCTTTCAAAGCGGCCGGTTGCGAGTGCTTGGCGAGGTAACCGCCGAGTACGCTGGCCTCACACTCAGTGATACAAAGTACGCCCCCTACCTCTCGCTGGCTGAGGAATTAGACATACCGGTCAGCTTGCATACCGGAACAGGCCCGCCAGGAATTTCGTTTGATCCGTGCTGCAGGGCATTTCGCGTGAGCCTCGGAAACCCGGCGCTGATTGAGGACGCACTCAATCGTCATCCGAAGCTCCGCGTCAATCTTATGCACGCTGGATGGCCGTATCTTCAGGAGACGATTGCTCTACTACTGGTTTATCCGCAGGTCTATGTGGATGTTGGGGCAATCTCCTGGTTGCCGCCTCGTGCTGAGTTCCATGCGTACCTTAGCTCGATTGTCAGGGCTGGGTTTGGGGACCGCGTGATGTTTGGCTCGGACCAAATGTTCTGGCCCGAAGCCATAGGGATGGCGGTGGAAGCTGTTGAAGCGGCGTCATTTTTGAGTGAGACCGAAAAGAAGAACATCTTCTTTGGAAATGCAGTCCGGTTCTTCAAACTGAAGGAATTGAGCAAGCCTGAAGCACACTGA
- a CDS encoding alpha/beta fold hydrolase → MESRIVRLGSDFVFLRHGGMGSAALLLHGFPETHLMWRDVAPLLMRNFTVVVADLPGYGQSACPRDTGDHSNMSKRAMAATLVDAMRRLGHDRFAVVGHDRGGRVAYRMAHRFLHREVSVPADY, encoded by the coding sequence ATGGAGAGCCGAATAGTCCGTCTTGGCAGTGACTTCGTCTTTCTGCGCCACGGCGGAATGGGATCTGCCGCGTTGCTGCTACACGGTTTTCCAGAAACACACCTGATGTGGCGCGATGTGGCGCCGCTGCTCATGCGCAATTTCACTGTCGTCGTAGCGGATCTGCCCGGCTATGGACAGAGTGCCTGCCCGCGCGATACTGGCGACCACTCCAATATGTCAAAACGAGCCATGGCGGCAACACTGGTTGATGCAATGCGCCGACTTGGCCACGATAGGTTCGCCGTCGTTGGCCATGACCGGGGTGGACGGGTTGCGTATCGAATGGCTCATCGTTTCTTGCACCGGGAAGTCTCGGTTCCTGCGGACTACTGA
- a CDS encoding PilZ domain-containing protein yields MQLRCLLVGLEQFNDRPLRNALGSMGMQIEAAPYSSAGDRILRGRYEAVVLFYDGTDAAAGVVQRLRSGVCNRDSVVFLLSSPEAQHTAFRVRANFFISPPITQESVITTFKAAYGLLVRSRSRWHRETVNGTAYLNLGLVKNVQSGILNLSQGGMSIRCPQPLRVQQLVLARFGLPGTDELLCVSAQVVWIRPDGTAGLRFADITEPTAKVLRQWIEEKLQLARVYADFRERTGTMAGLGR; encoded by the coding sequence ATGCAACTTCGCTGTTTGCTTGTCGGGCTTGAGCAGTTCAATGATCGTCCTTTGCGCAACGCATTGGGATCGATGGGAATGCAAATCGAGGCGGCTCCCTATTCATCGGCGGGAGACCGGATTCTGAGGGGCAGGTACGAAGCTGTCGTGCTGTTCTATGACGGAACGGATGCCGCGGCGGGCGTTGTGCAGCGCTTGCGGAGCGGAGTGTGTAATCGCGACTCGGTTGTGTTCCTGCTCAGTTCTCCGGAGGCACAGCACACGGCGTTTCGGGTACGTGCGAATTTCTTTATCAGCCCGCCAATTACGCAGGAGAGTGTGATTACTACGTTCAAGGCGGCGTACGGACTACTGGTCAGGTCGCGATCACGGTGGCATCGCGAAACCGTGAACGGTACCGCCTACCTTAACCTGGGCCTCGTCAAGAATGTGCAATCGGGAATCCTGAATCTGAGCCAAGGGGGGATGAGCATTCGGTGCCCGCAGCCTCTGCGGGTTCAGCAGTTGGTGCTGGCACGTTTCGGGCTACCCGGAACGGATGAGTTACTGTGCGTCTCGGCGCAGGTAGTCTGGATCCGGCCGGACGGAACCGCAGGACTCCGTTTCGCGGACATTACGGAGCCAACGGCAAAAGTGCTGCGCCAATGGATCGAGGAGAAACTACAACTCGCTCGGGTGTACGCGGACTTTCGGGAGCGTACCGGAACCATGGCGGGATTGGGACGCTGA
- a CDS encoding GlxA family transcriptional regulator, giving the protein MKRIAVVLHPGFQLLDVAGPTTAFEIAERLRPGSYDLRLLAPGGGQVESSSGIALATRPLRHGSFDTIVISGGEIVRSPVAAEKIIAWLKRAKARRLTSVCSGAFLLAEAGRLDGRRATTHWDSTDHFRRRYPKVTLDSDRIFIHDGDVWTSAGITAGIDLALALIEDDLGNEVAHQTAQQLVVHQRRPGGQSQFSGLVDLGGRTGRFSKLIEWVRDHVSESLTVERLAERVAMSPRHFARAFTAETGTTPAKAVERFRLETARIAVENSDASFEQIAESAGFGDTGRMRRAFLRTFRLPPQALRRSARAS; this is encoded by the coding sequence ATGAAGCGTATTGCCGTCGTCCTTCACCCAGGGTTTCAGTTGTTGGATGTCGCAGGGCCGACTACTGCCTTCGAGATTGCTGAGCGCCTTCGGCCGGGCAGCTACGATCTCAGGCTGCTAGCGCCCGGTGGTGGGCAGGTGGAGAGCTCTTCAGGAATCGCTCTCGCGACTCGCCCTCTCCGGCATGGTTCCTTTGACACGATTGTTATCTCCGGCGGGGAAATCGTTCGTTCGCCCGTCGCAGCTGAAAAGATCATTGCGTGGCTCAAGCGAGCTAAGGCGCGCCGTCTCACCAGCGTCTGCTCCGGCGCTTTCCTTCTAGCGGAAGCCGGGCGCCTCGATGGTCGTCGTGCTACCACGCATTGGGACAGTACGGACCATTTCCGGCGAAGGTATCCAAAAGTGACGCTCGATTCGGATCGTATCTTTATTCACGACGGCGACGTGTGGACGTCAGCCGGGATCACAGCTGGTATCGATCTCGCACTCGCACTGATCGAAGATGACCTTGGCAATGAAGTAGCACACCAGACTGCGCAGCAACTCGTCGTTCACCAGCGTCGCCCGGGCGGCCAGTCGCAGTTCTCCGGCCTTGTAGACTTGGGCGGCCGGACGGGCAGGTTCTCGAAGCTGATCGAATGGGTGCGCGATCACGTGTCTGAATCACTGACCGTCGAGCGCCTCGCTGAACGTGTCGCCATGAGCCCGCGGCATTTTGCACGCGCGTTCACTGCGGAAACGGGGACGACCCCGGCAAAAGCTGTGGAGCGCTTCAGGCTGGAAACCGCGAGGATCGCAGTCGAAAACAGCGACGCCTCGTTCGAACAGATTGCCGAGTCCGCAGGTTTTGGCGATACGGGGCGAATGCGCCGCGCCTTCCTGCGCACCTTTCGCCTCCCGCCTCAGGCGCTACGTCGCTCGGCGCGCGCCTCGTAG
- the glgP gene encoding alpha-glucan family phosphorylase translates to MKSRPNLPSIAYFSMEIALDPAIPTYSGGLGVLAGDTLRSMADLGIPVVAVTLAHRKGYFRQHLDIHGNQTEEPQFWNPEHSLEEMPGRVSVQIENRQVTIRAWKYVVKGVTGEKVPVYLLDTDLPENSAWDRRLTDHLYGGDEFYRLCQEVILGYGGMKLLFKIGHSDIQGYHMNEGHSALLALGLLERRLDQSFAGRVKKIDVDGVRRMCIFTTHTPVPAGHDHFPRAMAEQILGQERSQLLTETEAWHGEELNMTYLALRFSGYVNGVAMRHGEVSRGMFPSYAISAITNGVHAVTWTSEPFRKLFDRHLFGWRTDNNYLRYAISIPLEEVKQTHQQAKKNLFDEILRRTGQQLDPDVFTIGFARRASTYKRANLLFSNPERLRSIARNVGPIQLVYGGKAHPRDDGGKNLIRSVFGGASSVSDSIRTVYVENYDLQWGGLISSGVDVWLNTPMRPQEASGTSGMKAAMNGVPSFSVLDGWWVEGHIEGITGWSIGDNESTGDAAVEVRELYDKLEHEIVPLYYGRRQRYVEIMRSAIALNGSFFNTQRMVLQYVSNAYMLRNTAKYPLAPEPEAVPVAAEGK, encoded by the coding sequence ATGAAAAGTCGTCCGAACCTTCCTTCCATCGCCTATTTCTCGATGGAAATCGCGCTCGATCCTGCAATCCCGACCTATAGCGGCGGCCTCGGCGTGCTCGCCGGTGACACCCTTCGTTCCATGGCCGACCTTGGTATTCCCGTCGTTGCCGTCACCCTCGCGCACCGCAAGGGATACTTCCGCCAGCATCTGGACATTCACGGCAACCAGACCGAGGAACCCCAGTTTTGGAATCCCGAGCATTCACTGGAAGAAATGCCCGGCCGTGTGTCCGTCCAGATTGAAAACCGTCAGGTCACCATTCGTGCCTGGAAGTACGTTGTAAAGGGCGTCACCGGGGAGAAGGTTCCCGTTTACCTCCTGGACACCGACCTGCCCGAGAACTCCGCCTGGGATCGCCGCCTCACCGACCACCTTTATGGCGGCGACGAGTTCTACCGTCTTTGCCAGGAGGTCATCCTCGGCTATGGCGGCATGAAGCTCCTCTTCAAGATCGGCCACTCTGACATCCAGGGCTATCACATGAATGAAGGTCACTCTGCCCTCTTGGCCCTTGGACTCCTGGAACGGCGCCTCGACCAGAGCTTCGCCGGACGCGTCAAGAAGATCGACGTCGACGGCGTTCGTCGCATGTGCATCTTCACCACCCACACCCCTGTTCCTGCCGGACACGATCATTTCCCACGCGCCATGGCGGAACAGATTCTCGGTCAGGAACGCAGCCAGTTACTCACCGAAACCGAAGCATGGCACGGCGAAGAGCTCAACATGACGTACCTCGCCCTTCGGTTCTCCGGATACGTCAACGGAGTGGCCATGCGCCACGGCGAGGTTTCGCGCGGTATGTTCCCCAGCTACGCCATCAGCGCCATTACCAACGGCGTGCATGCCGTCACCTGGACCTCGGAGCCCTTCCGCAAACTGTTCGATCGTCATCTTTTCGGATGGCGTACCGACAACAACTATCTCCGTTACGCCATCAGCATCCCGCTCGAAGAAGTTAAGCAAACTCACCAGCAGGCGAAGAAGAACCTCTTCGACGAAATCCTTCGCCGCACCGGACAACAACTCGATCCCGACGTCTTCACCATCGGCTTCGCTCGCCGTGCCTCCACTTACAAGCGCGCCAACCTCCTCTTCTCGAACCCGGAACGTTTACGTTCAATCGCTCGCAACGTCGGACCTATCCAGTTGGTTTACGGAGGAAAAGCTCACCCGCGCGACGATGGGGGAAAGAACCTCATCCGCAGCGTGTTCGGCGGAGCTTCCTCCGTCAGCGACTCCATCCGAACCGTTTATGTCGAGAACTACGACCTGCAGTGGGGTGGGCTCATCAGCAGCGGCGTCGACGTATGGTTGAACACCCCGATGCGTCCGCAGGAAGCCTCCGGCACCAGCGGCATGAAGGCTGCCATGAATGGCGTTCCCAGCTTCAGCGTTCTCGACGGATGGTGGGTGGAAGGCCACATTGAAGGCATCACCGGATGGTCGATCGGCGACAATGAATCTACCGGCGATGCTGCGGTGGAAGTGCGCGAGCTATACGACAAGCTCGAGCACGAGATCGTCCCTCTTTATTATGGGCGCCGTCAGCGCTATGTCGAGATCATGCGCTCCGCTATCGCCCTTAACGGTTCCTTCTTCAACACTCAGCGCATGGTGCTGCAATATGTCTCCAACGCATACATGTTGAGGAACACCGCCAAGTATCCGCTCGCTCCTGAGCCGGAAGCGGTTCCCGTAGCGGCCGAAGGCAAATAA
- a CDS encoding DJ-1/PfpI family protein, translated as MWILSLPSSTSPIAPEPVPESETRESLSALRPRKRERPLIAVIGINDATETTDFLMPAGILRRADVAEVITVATNPGAVNLYPALKVQPDATVAEFDEKYGDGADYVIVPAMSRDDDPTALSWIKSQAAKGAIVIGVCAGAKVVGAAGLLDDKHATTHWYYLRELRRNNPKAVYVPNRRFVVDRNVVTTTGITASIPMSLTLIEAIAGRQRAQAVAQDLGVTHWDASHASGAFRLTRPFVLTVLENGFTFWNREGLEIELSPDIDEVSLVLVADAWSRTYRSRVVTFADTTAAVETRNGFRIIPDQVSSSQPTNRLPQDIGTQKPAEVLKEALAAIRDRYGERTSGIVAMQLEYPQQDAR; from the coding sequence ATGTGGATCCTTTCACTTCCGTCATCGACCTCGCCAATTGCTCCCGAGCCTGTGCCCGAGAGCGAAACCCGTGAGTCGTTATCGGCGCTCCGACCGAGAAAACGCGAGCGACCTTTGATTGCGGTTATCGGAATCAATGACGCTACTGAGACTACCGACTTTCTCATGCCCGCTGGCATCCTGCGGCGCGCCGATGTCGCGGAGGTGATTACCGTAGCCACGAATCCTGGTGCGGTAAACCTCTACCCGGCGCTCAAAGTCCAACCGGATGCAACGGTTGCTGAGTTCGACGAGAAATATGGGGACGGCGCAGATTACGTTATCGTGCCAGCAATGAGCCGTGACGACGATCCAACGGCACTAAGTTGGATAAAGAGCCAAGCAGCCAAGGGCGCGATCGTCATCGGTGTCTGTGCCGGGGCCAAAGTTGTTGGCGCCGCCGGGTTGCTCGACGACAAGCACGCCACCACACACTGGTACTACCTTCGCGAGCTTCGCCGGAACAATCCGAAGGCTGTTTACGTTCCGAACCGCCGATTCGTCGTTGACCGCAACGTAGTGACGACGACAGGTATTACTGCCTCGATCCCAATGTCTCTCACACTCATCGAAGCGATCGCCGGACGGCAGCGGGCTCAGGCTGTTGCGCAGGATCTCGGGGTAACGCATTGGGACGCGAGCCATGCTAGCGGCGCGTTCAGACTTACTCGCCCGTTTGTTCTGACCGTCTTGGAGAACGGCTTCACCTTCTGGAATCGCGAGGGATTGGAAATCGAGCTATCGCCGGATATTGACGAGGTGTCGCTTGTGCTCGTTGCCGACGCGTGGTCACGAACGTATCGGTCACGCGTCGTGACATTCGCCGACACTACGGCCGCTGTCGAGACCCGTAATGGTTTCCGCATCATTCCCGATCAGGTCTCAAGCAGCCAGCCTACCAATCGCCTGCCTCAAGATATTGGAACGCAAAAGCCAGCCGAGGTGTTGAAAGAAGCGTTGGCAGCGATCCGGGATCGTTATGGTGAGCGGACGTCAGGCATCGTGGCAATGCAGCTCGAATACCCGCAACAGGATGCGCGATGA
- a CDS encoding AraC family transcriptional regulator — protein MPTPLRGIGLHDDCVIDTGSAKVMTSSGNGGTTIDPATPEYALILLLRTAPLFRLGFNRRPRWLAVSPGSLMFTPPDTDCEFIGEAPGKCLCVVIPKEDVAEFAQETDLRIDLCREEVFRDPALTLQLAKLWHALKEHQPGTRLHSDEVVLSVIETLARRTNSFPRRSPRRSREQLAPHTLRRVCEFIEQSLAIDLDVRSLAEVANLSPAHFARAFAATIGMTPFRFVMTRRLARAWELLEGTSLPTVDVALEVGFSSPSHFTARFRREFGVVPQMIRRSNRSFIVM, from the coding sequence ATGCCAACTCCTCTTCGGGGCATCGGGCTGCATGACGATTGCGTCATCGATACTGGTTCGGCAAAAGTCATGACCTCCTCAGGGAATGGTGGAACGACAATAGACCCGGCAACGCCTGAGTACGCTCTCATTTTGCTTCTCCGAACTGCCCCTCTGTTTCGTCTTGGATTCAATCGTCGGCCTCGTTGGCTTGCTGTCTCGCCAGGGTCGCTAATGTTTACCCCGCCCGATACTGATTGCGAGTTCATCGGCGAGGCTCCCGGGAAGTGCCTCTGCGTTGTGATCCCGAAGGAAGATGTAGCGGAGTTTGCACAAGAGACGGATTTGCGAATCGATCTTTGCAGAGAAGAGGTTTTTCGAGATCCGGCGCTGACGTTACAGCTCGCAAAGCTTTGGCATGCCCTTAAGGAACATCAGCCGGGCACCCGGTTGCATTCGGATGAGGTGGTGCTCTCTGTAATAGAAACGCTCGCACGACGTACGAATTCTTTTCCAAGGCGCTCTCCACGTCGGAGCCGAGAACAATTAGCGCCCCACACACTTCGTCGGGTTTGCGAATTCATTGAACAGAGCCTGGCGATCGATCTCGACGTTAGATCTCTGGCCGAAGTCGCCAACTTGAGCCCTGCTCATTTTGCACGGGCATTCGCAGCGACAATCGGCATGACTCCATTCCGCTTCGTCATGACTCGTCGACTGGCGCGTGCATGGGAGCTCTTGGAAGGCACGTCTCTACCAACGGTGGATGTAGCGCTTGAAGTCGGATTCAGCTCGCCCAGCCACTTCACCGCACGTTTCCGCCGTGAATTTGGCGTCGTTCCGCAGATGATCCGTCGCAGCAATAGATCTTTCATCGTCATGTGA
- a CDS encoding PKD domain-containing protein: MLKSAPHRLVFLLVFIVSALISTASAGTSITPSTTLTAETANNTSAAATFQTSTNGNAGAGNVSKESLRKLLYPGSTTKIYAHFMGWFGGSNHLNVGYESASTTQVRKQVDDMMSRGIDGMIIDWYGPSNTRINQTSVYVKNEAEARGGKFVFAIMEDQGAIRTCAYTSGCDVTQKLIDDFNYINSTFASSPAYMKVDGRPVIFTFDVESLPNIDWNRVLANVQGNPKIILHNNQGFSKFYSSGSYAWEPINKSDPNDWGQWYLSNFYQTSRSYPYKMVLAGTWKGFNDTAAAWGQNRVVNQNCGQVWLATFNEMNANFSTSLQAPGVQVVTWNDYEEGTEIETGIDNCVAVSGAVSGTDLSWNIVGQENTIDHYTVFISQDGQNLMPLRDLPAGARLLGLADFGFAPGNYSLYVKAVGRASMVNKMSAAIPMTIDDLPPLAVLNVTPTSGTAPVAVTATTAGSSDADGVITSSRIDFGDGYSVVSSDASTTFSEPGVYTVTATVTDNNGKTSTATATVTVKANQAPQAAVSVTPASGTAPMTVTASTANSSDPDGTIVTSTIDFGDGYVASGPTASHVYNTAGTYTVKATVKDNGGLTAGATTSVSVTAPVPFTVNALSPTNNSTVTGAVRFTATTTSSSEVTAIRVYVDSVSVYVVYGSSLDTTLTLAQGSHYVVLQAWNAGGEIAKAPLNVTVTNLPPVAKLTASPSSGIAPLTVSASTNGSYDPDGTITSTSINFGDGSSVSLGSGLKVFSVPGTYTITAKVTDNSGVSATAEATVTVSPGVTISQPTAGATSGSPARITARAVGWSPITAMQIYVDNSLKYSANAASVDVWVPMASGTRYVVVQAWDSSGKVYKSSVTITVK, encoded by the coding sequence ATGCTGAAGTCGGCGCCGCATAGGCTCGTCTTTCTGCTTGTTTTCATTGTTTCTGCTCTTATATCGACAGCATCTGCAGGAACTTCCATTACACCGTCCACAACCCTCACGGCTGAAACCGCCAACAACACGAGTGCTGCGGCTACGTTCCAGACAAGCACAAACGGCAATGCTGGAGCGGGCAACGTCAGTAAAGAGAGCCTGAGGAAACTTCTTTATCCAGGTTCGACGACAAAGATATACGCGCACTTCATGGGATGGTTTGGGGGATCGAATCACCTGAACGTGGGTTATGAGTCGGCAAGCACGACGCAGGTACGCAAGCAGGTCGACGACATGATGAGCCGCGGCATCGACGGCATGATCATTGACTGGTATGGGCCTTCGAATACGCGAATCAACCAGACATCGGTGTACGTGAAGAACGAAGCCGAGGCACGCGGCGGGAAGTTTGTGTTCGCGATCATGGAAGACCAAGGGGCAATTCGAACCTGCGCGTACACCTCTGGTTGCGACGTCACACAGAAGTTGATCGATGACTTCAATTACATCAATAGCACGTTTGCGTCATCGCCGGCGTACATGAAGGTTGACGGGCGTCCGGTGATCTTTACGTTTGACGTGGAGAGCTTGCCGAACATCGACTGGAACCGGGTGTTGGCGAACGTGCAGGGCAATCCGAAGATCATTCTGCACAACAATCAGGGATTCTCGAAATTCTATTCGTCAGGCAGTTACGCATGGGAGCCGATTAACAAGTCGGATCCCAATGACTGGGGACAGTGGTATCTGAGCAACTTCTACCAAACGAGCCGAAGCTATCCCTACAAGATGGTGCTGGCGGGGACGTGGAAAGGCTTCAACGATACGGCGGCAGCGTGGGGGCAGAACCGAGTCGTGAATCAGAACTGCGGTCAGGTTTGGCTGGCCACGTTCAATGAAATGAACGCGAACTTCTCAACTTCGCTTCAGGCCCCGGGCGTGCAGGTCGTGACGTGGAACGATTACGAAGAGGGAACGGAGATCGAGACGGGAATCGATAATTGCGTGGCAGTTTCGGGCGCAGTGAGTGGAACGGATTTGTCCTGGAACATCGTTGGGCAAGAGAACACGATTGACCACTACACGGTCTTCATCTCGCAAGATGGGCAGAACCTGATGCCGTTACGCGATCTGCCGGCAGGAGCAAGACTATTGGGGCTGGCGGATTTCGGATTTGCACCCGGCAACTACAGCCTGTATGTGAAGGCCGTAGGGAGGGCCTCGATGGTGAACAAGATGTCGGCGGCGATTCCGATGACCATCGACGACCTGCCGCCGCTTGCGGTGCTTAATGTGACCCCGACTTCGGGTACTGCGCCGGTAGCAGTGACGGCCACGACGGCGGGCTCTTCGGATGCCGACGGGGTCATCACGTCATCGAGGATCGACTTCGGCGACGGCTATTCAGTGGTTTCTTCTGACGCAAGCACAACTTTTTCGGAGCCGGGAGTGTATACCGTTACGGCTACCGTGACGGACAACAACGGGAAGACCTCGACCGCGACGGCGACGGTCACGGTGAAAGCCAACCAGGCGCCGCAGGCGGCTGTTTCGGTTACTCCGGCAAGCGGTACGGCACCGATGACGGTGACGGCCTCGACTGCGAACTCAAGTGATCCCGATGGAACGATTGTGACTTCGACGATTGACTTCGGGGATGGTTATGTTGCGAGCGGCCCGACGGCCTCGCACGTCTACAACACGGCCGGCACCTACACGGTGAAAGCTACGGTCAAGGATAACGGCGGACTGACGGCGGGCGCGACGACATCGGTGAGCGTGACGGCCCCTGTGCCATTCACGGTGAACGCATTGTCTCCGACGAATAATTCGACAGTCACCGGAGCGGTAAGGTTTACGGCTACGACGACGTCCAGCAGTGAAGTCACGGCGATCCGCGTGTACGTGGATAGCGTCAGCGTGTATGTCGTATACGGCTCGTCGCTCGATACGACTCTGACGCTGGCACAGGGCTCACATTATGTTGTGCTGCAGGCCTGGAATGCGGGAGGTGAAATCGCGAAGGCTCCGTTAAACGTTACGGTGACGAACTTGCCGCCAGTAGCGAAACTGACGGCGTCCCCGAGTTCAGGGATTGCGCCACTGACGGTGTCGGCGAGTACGAACGGTTCGTACGACCCGGATGGCACAATTACATCGACCTCGATCAACTTCGGTGATGGCAGTTCGGTGTCTTTAGGCTCGGGTCTGAAGGTCTTCTCGGTGCCAGGCACGTACACGATAACCGCAAAGGTGACGGATAATAGCGGAGTGTCCGCGACGGCAGAAGCTACGGTTACGGTGAGCCCCGGAGTGACGATTTCACAGCCAACGGCGGGCGCGACCAGCGGGTCTCCAGCGCGGATCACTGCGAGAGCGGTGGGATGGAGTCCGATCACGGCGATGCAAATCTACGTCGACAATTCGTTGAAGTATTCGGCGAATGCAGCATCCGTGGATGTTTGGGTTCCAATGGCATCGGGCACTCGCTATGTGGTGGTGCAGGCCTGGGATTCGAGCGGAAAGGTATACAAGTCCTCGGTTACGATCACGGTGAAGTAA
- a CDS encoding alpha/beta hydrolase, whose product MQERIPEPDKSGHVTVNGLNYYYAIYGKGEPLLLLHGGMGQIEMFGTNLVKLAEGRQVIGVDLQGHGRTELGDRAISLVDMGNDMAGVLQKLGYSKVDVLGYSLGGGVAFQFAVQHPGMIRRLVMVSTPFSQDGFYPEMLPMQAALGASMAEQLKETPMYKSYLAVAPHPEDFPKLLDKMGAYMRKSYDWSADVKKLTMPVMLIYGDSDMFRPEHEVKFYQLLGGGLKDAGWQREHMSRNRLAILPEVTHYEIGAAPKLAETVLPFLNGTAHEAGSTY is encoded by the coding sequence ATGCAAGAACGTATTCCCGAACCCGACAAGAGCGGCCATGTCACCGTCAATGGACTGAATTATTACTATGCGATATACGGCAAGGGTGAGCCCTTGTTGCTGCTTCACGGTGGTATGGGGCAGATCGAAATGTTCGGTACTAATCTGGTCAAACTGGCGGAGGGCCGGCAGGTGATCGGCGTGGATCTGCAAGGCCACGGCCGTACTGAGTTGGGTGATCGTGCAATCAGTCTTGTCGACATGGGCAACGACATGGCTGGTGTGCTGCAGAAGCTCGGCTATAGCAAGGTCGATGTGCTCGGATACTCTCTGGGCGGTGGAGTCGCGTTTCAATTCGCAGTCCAGCATCCAGGAATGATTCGCCGCCTAGTGATGGTTTCCACGCCGTTTTCGCAGGACGGCTTCTACCCTGAGATGCTGCCGATGCAAGCGGCATTGGGCGCGTCGATGGCGGAGCAGTTGAAGGAGACGCCGATGTACAAATCGTACCTGGCAGTGGCTCCGCACCCGGAGGACTTTCCGAAGCTGCTCGACAAAATGGGAGCGTACATGCGCAAGTCATACGACTGGTCTGCGGATGTTAAGAAGCTGACTATGCCTGTGATGCTCATTTATGGAGACAGTGATATGTTTCGGCCCGAACACGAAGTGAAGTTTTATCAGCTACTCGGTGGCGGATTGAAGGATGCGGGCTGGCAGCGCGAGCACATGTCGCGGAACCGGCTTGCGATACTACCCGAAGTCACCCACTACGAAATCGGCGCGGCGCCAAAACTTGCGGAAACCGTTCTGCCCTTCCTAAACGGCACTGCTCACGAAGCCGGGAGCACTTACTAA